TCTGGGAGGAGCTTTCAGTAAGGCATCCATTTTTGCCTTAGGTATCATGCCGTACATCTCGGCATCCATTGCGATACAGCTTCTGACCATGGCGTTGCCTTACTTCCAGAAGATGCAGAAAGAAGGCGAGTCAGGCCGTAAGAAACTGAATCAGATTACAAGGGTACTTACCATTGTGGTCACGCTGGTGCAGGGTACGGCTTATCTGAATACAACTGTTCCTGATGAGGCGTTGCTGGTATCACGAAGCATGTTCACTGTTTCGTCCGTTTTTGTTCTAACAGCCGGTACGATGTTCTGTATGTGGCTGGGAGAAAGAATTACGGATAAGGGTATCGGTAATGGTATATCTATGTTGATCATGATCGGTATAGTATCTCGCTTTCCGGGAGCTATTTATAAAGAGTTCGTTTCAAGGGGTAGCGGTCAGATACTTATTACTGTCCTGGAGATGGTAGCCCTTTATTTTGTGATCATGGGTGCGGTAATGCTTACCCAGGCGGTTCGCAGAATACCTATTCAGTATGCGAAGCAGGTTGTGGGTAACCGCGTAATGGGAGGCCAGCGTCAGTATCTTCCTTTAAAGTTGAACGCTGCGGGCGTTATGCCGATCATCTTTGCGCAAGCACTTATGTTTATCCCATCGTTGGGTGCATCTTATTTTGCAGAGAAGAGTGATTTTGCGAGTAATGTCGCCACTATTTTTGCTAATTATACCACCTGGCAATACAACTTACTTTTTGCTGTTCTGATTATTGTTTTTACATTTTTTTATACTGCGATATCAGTCAATCCGCAACAAATAGCGGATGACATGAAGCGGGGGGGAGGATTTATTCCAGGGGTGAAGCCAGGTCAGCAGACATCCGAATACATCAGTACGGTGTTAGACAGGATTACTTTCCCGGGTGCTATCATGTTAGCGATTGTAGCTACATTGCCTGCATTTGCAAGCTTGTTGGGAGTATCCAGTGATTTTGCTCATTTCTTTGGCGGAACCTCGTTGCTGATCATGGTAGGTGTGGTGCTGGATACTCTTCAGCAGATTGAGAGTTATCTTTTGATGCGTCGTTACGAAGGGCTGATGAAGTCTGGAAGAGTAAAAGGAAGAACTGAGAGTGTTGCGATTTAAGAAGTAATAATGATATACCTCAAAACTGAAGAGGAAATAAACCTCATCAAACAAAGTGCACAGGTGTTGGGAAAAGCCCATGCAGAGGTTGCTTTGTGGGTGAAGCCGGGTGTAACCACCAAGCAGCTTGACACCATTGCTGAGGAGTATATCAGAGATTTTGGGGGGGTTCCTTCCTTTAAGGGATTTAATAACTTCCCGGCCTCTTTGTGTATTTCGGTGAATGAGGTGGTAGTTCATGGAATTCCAGGCAACTATCAGCTAAAGGATGGAGATATTGTTTCTATTGATTGCGGAGTAAAGCTGAACGGATTTCATAGTGATAGTGCTTATACATATCCCGTTGGAGAAGTAGCGCAGCCCGTAATGGATCTTTTGAGCGTAACAAAAAAATCGTTGTACAATGGAATTGAACAAGCGATGGACGGTATGCGGATGGGAGATATAGGGTTTGCAATTCAGAATTACGTAGAGGAGAGAGGATACAGCGTGGTACGGGAACTGGTAGGACATGGAGTAGGCAGGAGTCTGCATGAAGGTCCTGAGGTTCCGAATTACGGTAAGAGAGGGAAAGGCATTAAGTTGAAAGAGGGGATGGTACTGGCAATTGAGCCGATGATAAATCTGGGCACCAAAGGGGTTGTACAGGAAAGAGACGGCTGGACAATCAGGACTGGAGACAGGAAGGTTTCGGCTCATTTTGAACACACAATAGTAGTTCGG
This portion of the Dyadobacter sp. CECT 9275 genome encodes:
- the secY gene encoding preprotein translocase subunit SecY; the protein is MKRFFETIKHIFAIEELRTRILNTLLFITIFRLGSYVALPGVEPDQMNVSSQGLLGLLDTFLGGAFSKASIFALGIMPYISASIAIQLLTMALPYFQKMQKEGESGRKKLNQITRVLTIVVTLVQGTAYLNTTVPDEALLVSRSMFTVSSVFVLTAGTMFCMWLGERITDKGIGNGISMLIMIGIVSRFPGAIYKEFVSRGSGQILITVLEMVALYFVIMGAVMLTQAVRRIPIQYAKQVVGNRVMGGQRQYLPLKLNAAGVMPIIFAQALMFIPSLGASYFAEKSDFASNVATIFANYTTWQYNLLFAVLIIVFTFFYTAISVNPQQIADDMKRGGGFIPGVKPGQQTSEYISTVLDRITFPGAIMLAIVATLPAFASLLGVSSDFAHFFGGTSLLIMVGVVLDTLQQIESYLLMRRYEGLMKSGRVKGRTESVAI
- the map gene encoding type I methionyl aminopeptidase, with amino-acid sequence MIYLKTEEEINLIKQSAQVLGKAHAEVALWVKPGVTTKQLDTIAEEYIRDFGGVPSFKGFNNFPASLCISVNEVVVHGIPGNYQLKDGDIVSIDCGVKLNGFHSDSAYTYPVGEVAQPVMDLLSVTKKSLYNGIEQAMDGMRMGDIGFAIQNYVEERGYSVVRELVGHGVGRSLHEGPEVPNYGKRGKGIKLKEGMVLAIEPMINLGTKGVVQERDGWTIRTGDRKVSAHFEHTIVVRKGKPEILTTFDYIEQVTANTSLMVAVQ